Part of the Pieris brassicae chromosome 11, ilPieBrab1.1, whole genome shotgun sequence genome, tattaggtatttatttaatcacaataaagttaaactattaaaaaatttagttgGGTGTAGGGCTCTTGTTTGGTGGTTGGGTTGGCATAGAAGCCTGGTCCCGCTGGTCCACGCGCTTATGACACCGGTGTAAAACTATCACTACGTCTTTGTTAGGatgaaatcaaaattaaaccCCAAATAAAGTAACATGTCGTCTCGTAGACATGATAGTGACAagagaatagaaaaaaaacactaaaagtgtgcaattttgataaatgaaaGTACATAGCGCGCAGTCGTCGGGGATCGGGCCTCCGGAGACAGCTGGCATCTCACCTGGCATTACCCCTGCGCCGATGAAACTGGGATGGACCCATAGTTGTAGTAGTAGCAGCGCGTTTGCTCGCAGATGAAGTCCTTTATCTCGCCACAGTGCTGGGGTTCCCAATGGAAAGTCGGTGCCTTGAGTGCCACACAACCGTTTGTCATCACATGCTCGGTTCTAGAAAACAGACTATTTATTTTGCATTACCTACTGCTCCCAAAGGTGAAaacatgaatatttaaacgaaTAAATTAAGTATGTATAAAATGAAACATGCTATCGAATTATGCCTTCCTTAAAAACGGAACTCGTCTCTTATTTTTGCAGTGCATGGTAGGCAATGGACTATATAAGGGAGACGCTTATATGGCGTGTCATGCCTTCCCTTTATAGGAGTTGCCTAAGTCGggtattgataaaaaaaagctTACAATCTTCTACAATCGCTGTGTACGCCTCGACTTTTTATTCTATcaaacattacaattattgcGGCATTACAACAATTTCTagcacaattattttaatttttcaaacaaGAAAAATTACTCATCGATCTTTATTCAGGCGTTTTATACTTTAGAAGGTTTATCTACGTACCCATGCCTCGCAGTGCGTTGAGGGGCAGTGCTGCCTTGTGGTACATCCAAAGGATCCATACTATCATCAGCGTGCTGGCTAGGTTGATCCATTGTTAAACGCCTCATGTAATTGAAGGTTGCGTTGAAGGGAAGCCCGGTGCTCATCCATAAATACATATCAGTTCCCAGATTATTGCCCGATGTCCAGAAgtcatatttattgtaacCTGTCAAAACGTAATGTAATATTGATTCAAAAGACAAAAATTCAATCTCTGTCAATTACTTGATAGGTCTGAggtgtaaaatataaactaaataaataagctgTTTCTTACCTGCATTTGTCAAGTACGTTGTAATTGAGTCGGCCTTTTCTTTAGTCTCAAATGATGCTAATTGAAGCCCTAATGATCTGtaacacaaaaacacaaatataaaacaagtgAGTGTTGTCAGACGAGTATTCTTCAATCATTCTGATATgtcttttatttcaatggccattaaaaaaataaaacctttataaaatgttaatgacCCCTTCGTAGCAAACAAGAACTTAGCATTGCAATGTCAAAGATTCCAGTGTCATTGACAGTTGTAACGCAACTCTACCCGtgtataattgtatgtttCTCCACTACGACAAGATACAAACTTGCTAAGCCAGATCCATGAATGCTATTTAGCTAATCGTGTTCTATAAGGTTTATAAGATCGCAAATATACTACAGCGCAGAGCCAGTTTATTGAACAGAAATTTATCCGCTAAAGACACACTTCGGCCTTGCTCGGCCGGACTACATTCcatgcaataaaatatatctgtaGTCTAGGAGATTAACAACCCCCGTAGTTCCGTATTTGGTTACagcgtttttaatataactatcaCGTCTTCTAGATTAAAAGGACTGATTGTAACTTCCTCCGTTCGCTATCACGTGGTAAGAGTGTTTATCTGTTATTTGGCTATAAGTATAATTTGAACTTAAATGAAATACCAATTtaacaaacacaaatttataaataattcatacgCTTTATATTGTGAGaactttgtattttattttcagaatacagttttcttattaaaaacttgtGACTCAACGCACGTTTTTACTACTCGGCTCGAATTAAAATGTCGTAAATTATACTCcagttgaattaattaaacggACAGAATCATTATACTTTTAACATATCGACACATTTTTAGCACCATAACTGTTTCATAGCTTTTTTGTTTCAGCCTCATTGACATACATAGCGAGGTACGCCCCACAaactcactataaaataattcattcattCCTTATACATTCCCTTCGACAATGTATGTGTTCCAAAGAGAGATGGTTGTCAAAGACTACGCTTctataattcttaataattattacatccCTTGCAATATgtcaatgataaaaaaaaaattatatcgaaTATGTCAAGAGTCATTTTACCAACAATTACCGTTATATTGAAGACAGTAAACAGCGGAAACTAACCGTAACTTACGATTACGGCCACTTCACATTATTATCTATGGTTGACAATGCGAACAAGACACTTTGTCGTGCCATCTGTTGCTATTTCATGCTAATGTTCTCATAACAATATCgagatattataaattattgtatcatTCTCTGGTGACCGTGATCGGTAATAGCTAACACAGTTTCTCGTAATTTGTAGTTAATGTTCTGTCACAAAACTAAAGATCCCTATGATTGCTAACAATTGGAACTGTAAATCTGGGTCGTGTTACCGGCTTAGTACCGTGAGGGCGTCGTGACCGAGCAACAAGGCAACTGACCTTTGTCATTACAGAAACAAGCACGTGGTTAGGTCGAGATCGAAGATTAACCTCAGCTCTCTTTGCCATATAGCCAAGATTTTCTGAAAATATGTAGGTACTTCTAACAATCTATTGTTATTCCAATGTTGCCAGGTCATACGTGTCGATACCTACATTTAGTTGAACCGGTAAAAGCAATGCAAATGTTCCCAGTATTTCCTAGTCGCGACTGAGGACATGGAAGTTCAGTGGGTACGCTTGTTAACGGCCATTCGACTGTAGTTATGGCAAGTTTCGACTAGGACAAGAGTGCCGATAAGCCAGATAAGCATTCACAGTCACGATGCAACTATTACGTCTCGCGAGAATTGCGCTTTGCAAAATATGATACGATGTGATGCGAAAATATAGAGGTGCAAAATTCTAAGTACGTTGTTGTACAATTCCCTTCTGACAATATGGTACAATATCTGTAGAGTTTGATATACTTGCCTGCAATATTGGTACGCTAGAAAATAGTTGAGCTCTGGACTATACGGGTTCATTctggatataaaatattgtactcCATCCAATTGTATCGTCGTTATCCTTTGCGCTGTAACAAGAAATATAGATAGGTATAgattatgaaaatgtttatgaaaAGTTCTAGAACGATAAGTTTTTGTTAACGGTTTCGCGGTTCCTCTTTTTGTGtcgtttattgaaataaaaagttcatTGCCTCCAtttatctttagtttttatgagtTCACTCGGCTGGTTGTGTTTGCAAATCTTGTCTAAATTAATATGTGTATACAattacttttacattttttaattataatttattattagccTTTTTCTTATATCACAATGATATCtttatgttgttaatataagGAGCACGTGGAGTTAGCGCACTCGCCGTTTTTCAATGACCCTTATtgttagaaaaattaatttgaccCTGACGACATTAATTCAACTTCATTCTTGTAGTATTCGTctttgtaatgtaatgaacCTAGTATATCaacaaaatattgatattatgGACCCAATTAAATCCAAGACCCTTTTAAAGATGGTAGTCAGGGCTCGTAACTCCATAATAGGATaatgtattgaaaatattcCAAGTTGCGAGCTAAAATAGGTTGCATAAAACAGGAGCTTACATATTGTTTTCCTACACCTTCAGAATACGtacatgtgttttatttttttaaactcaaGGTAAATTTTGTATAACCGCATTTGCAAACAATacacacgtgaaaatgaatcTTCGCAGACGCTTCAGTTCTTAAAAAAACTCTCTCTGttgttaattttacatttcctTGGTGGAATAGcaagaaattatttgaata contains:
- the LOC123716073 gene encoding uncharacterized protein LOC123716073 isoform X3, whose product is MQVLFVTCFLLFAATNVPAAAQRITTIQLDGVQYFISRMNPYSPELNYFLAYQYCRSLGLQLASFETKEKADSITTYLTNAGYNKYDFWTSGNNLGTDMYLWMSTGLPFNATFNYMRRLTMDQPSQHADDSMDPLDVPQGSTAPQRTARHGLFSRTEHVMTNGCVALKAPTFHWEPQHCGEIKDFICEQTRCYYYNYGSIPVSSAQG
- the LOC123716073 gene encoding uncharacterized protein LOC123716073 isoform X4 is translated as MQVLFVTCFLLFAATNVPAAAQRITTIQLDGVQYFISRMNPYSPELNYFLAYQYCRSLGLQLASFETKEKADSITTYLTNAGYNKYDFWTSGNNLGTDMYLWMSTGLPFNATFNYMRRLTMDQPSQHADDSMDPLDVPQGSTAPQRTARHGTEHVMTNGCVALKAPTFHWEPQHCGEIKDFICEQTRCYYYNYGSIPVSSAQG
- the LOC123716073 gene encoding uncharacterized protein LOC123716073 isoform X2 — its product is MQVLFVTCFLLFAATNVPAAAQRITTIQLDGVQYFISRMNPYSPELNYFLAYQYCRSLGLQLASFETKEKADSITTYLTNAGYNKYDFWTSGNNLGTDMYLWMSTGLPFNATFNYMRRLTMDQPSQHADDSMDPLDVPQGSTAPQRTARHGTEHVMTNGCVALKAPTFHWEPQHCGEIKDFICEQTRCYYYNYGSIPVSSAQGKPLSMTTTTTAHPLTSSSPPPPRSEHLPTHFTLNDLIGKLRPSSLDGLQSPHLKTGALLKSPPQIDSHYSRAADSHSKEPEREPKEEPTQGPYEDDEGMAGDDPAAFLTQEAHDAPTAEEMPSTAEPDATERTVHASGMLAPPAY
- the LOC123716073 gene encoding uncharacterized protein LOC123716073 isoform X1 codes for the protein MQVLFVTCFLLFAATNVPAAAQRITTIQLDGVQYFISRMNPYSPELNYFLAYQYCRSLGLQLASFETKEKADSITTYLTNAGYNKYDFWTSGNNLGTDMYLWMSTGLPFNATFNYMRRLTMDQPSQHADDSMDPLDVPQGSTAPQRTARHGLFSRTEHVMTNGCVALKAPTFHWEPQHCGEIKDFICEQTRCYYYNYGSIPVSSAQGKPLSMTTTTTAHPLTSSSPPPPRSEHLPTHFTLNDLIGKLRPSSLDGLQSPHLKTGALLKSPPQIDSHYSRAADSHSKEPEREPKEEPTQGPYEDDEGMAGDDPAAFLTQEAHDAPTAEEMPSTAEPDATERTVHASGMLAPPAY